The following are encoded together in the Mammaliicoccus vitulinus genome:
- a CDS encoding YbaN family protein yields MKFMLISVGILATVLGFIGAVLPLLPTTPFILLAVFCFAKSSDRFHSWLVSTKVYKEYVEDFQKYRGYTLKKKFELLISVYIVVGFSIWMIDHFYIRIGLCIMLFFQTVVLFTFVKTLPAKNK; encoded by the coding sequence ATGAAATTCATGTTAATATCGGTAGGTATACTTGCAACTGTTCTAGGTTTTATAGGCGCAGTGTTGCCTTTACTACCAACAACGCCATTCATATTATTGGCAGTATTTTGTTTCGCAAAAAGTTCTGATAGATTTCATAGTTGGCTTGTAAGTACTAAAGTGTATAAAGAATATGTAGAAGATTTTCAAAAATATAGAGGTTATACGTTAAAGAAGAAATTCGAATTGTTAATAAGTGTATATATCGTAGTAGGTTTTTCAATTTGGATGATCGATCATTTTTATATTAGAATTGGATTATGCATTATGCTATTTTTCCAAACAGTCGTCTTATTTACTTTTGTTAAAACATTGCCTGCCAAAAATAAATAG
- a CDS encoding biotin transporter BioY: protein MKTKDIVMIAMFTAFIAVMAFIPPIPLPFMPVPIVLQNIGIILAGCLLGYKRGTLSVVIFLLLVATGLPLLSGGRGGLGVFFGPSAGYLFGYPVVAFLIGLLIDKKWNKLTFTYALTVNIIIGVLLLNLVGGYFMGEFMNISISKRYILAATFLPGDIVKAILATMLLFSLKNIPEIKRLRKT, encoded by the coding sequence GTGAAGACTAAAGATATCGTTATGATAGCAATGTTTACAGCTTTTATTGCAGTAATGGCATTCATACCACCGATACCATTACCATTTATGCCAGTGCCAATTGTATTACAAAATATTGGAATTATATTGGCTGGCTGTTTACTAGGCTATAAGAGAGGTACATTGAGCGTTGTTATATTTTTACTACTTGTAGCTACTGGTCTACCGTTATTATCTGGAGGAAGAGGCGGCTTAGGTGTATTCTTCGGACCTTCTGCAGGTTATCTATTTGGGTATCCAGTTGTGGCATTTTTAATAGGTTTATTGATAGATAAAAAATGGAATAAGCTAACATTTACATATGCATTAACCGTTAATATCATTATTGGTGTGTTATTACTCAACTTAGTTGGTGGTTATTTCATGGGAGAATTCATGAATATATCAATTTCTAAAAGATATATACTAGCAGCTACTTTCCTTCCTGGGGATATTGTTAAAGCAATATTGGCAACTATGTTATTATTTAGTTTGAAGAATATACCTGAAATTAAAAGGTTAAGAAAAACTTAA
- a CDS encoding N-acetylneuraminate lyase, with protein sequence MKGLYSALLVPFDEEGNILESGLRQIIRQNIEEQKIDGLYVNGSSGENFLMNTIQKKKVFEIVKDEAGNEIKLIAQVGALDLKEAIELGQYATELGYDALSAVTPFYYPFNFEEIKYYYDAIIEATGNDMIIYSIPALTGVNLSIQQFDELFKNEKVIGIKYTAADFFLLERIRKAFPDKLILSGFDEMLIQAAVSGVDGAIGSTYNINGRRARQIFNLAKEGNIQEAYERQHETNDIIEQVLALGIYPTLKAVLSTKGIEAGSVKRPLAPLDDDSLEKVKELVSKYNL encoded by the coding sequence ATGAAAGGTTTATATTCAGCGTTATTAGTACCATTTGATGAAGAGGGAAATATTTTAGAATCAGGATTAAGACAAATCATTCGTCAAAATATCGAAGAACAAAAAATTGATGGCTTATATGTAAACGGTAGTTCTGGAGAAAATTTCTTAATGAACACTATTCAAAAGAAAAAAGTATTTGAAATTGTTAAAGATGAAGCTGGCAATGAAATAAAACTTATTGCACAAGTTGGTGCCTTGGATTTAAAAGAAGCCATTGAATTAGGTCAATATGCGACTGAATTAGGTTATGATGCTTTATCAGCTGTTACACCTTTCTACTATCCATTCAACTTTGAAGAAATCAAATATTATTACGATGCAATAATTGAAGCAACTGGTAACGATATGATTATCTATTCTATACCTGCTTTAACAGGTGTTAACTTATCTATTCAACAGTTTGATGAATTGTTTAAAAATGAAAAAGTTATTGGAATTAAATACACTGCAGCTGACTTCTTCTTATTAGAAAGAATTAGAAAAGCATTCCCAGATAAACTTATACTTTCTGGATTTGATGAAATGCTCATACAAGCAGCTGTTTCAGGTGTAGATGGTGCAATTGGATCTACTTATAACATTAACGGTCGTCGTGCTAGACAAATTTTCAACTTAGCAAAAGAAGGAAACATTCAAGAAGCATATGAACGCCAACACGAAACAAACGATATCATCGAGCAAGTCCTAGCTTTAGGTATCTATCCAACATTAAAAGCTGTTCTATCAACTAAAGGTATTGAAGCTGGCTCTGTAAAACGCCCATTAGCACCATTAGACGATGATTCATTAGAAAAAGTTAAAGAACTCGTTTCTAAATACAACTTATAA
- a CDS encoding ABC transporter substrate-binding protein — protein sequence MRKILMLVMALALMVAACGNKSEDKDSNSKTKSSKETVSYKLDDGKKIDIPKKPKRIVVLAPSYVGGLLHLGVKPIGVPASTEQTPILKDKIKDIKKVSEDNVEQVAELKPDLIITYNADKNLKKYEKIAPTIPYDYVKHNYLDMQVELGKLVGKEDQAKKWVEKWKKETAKDGKEIREKIGEDTTVSVIEAFEKDIYSYGENWGRGTEILYQAFDLKMPESVEKDVKKDGWKKISQEEIEKYSGDYLFLPLTKGKAKPEFTKTESWKSIPAVKNDKVIELDAQTFWYNDPYSLEMQRKYLKEQLLKNADK from the coding sequence ATGAGAAAAATTTTAATGCTAGTTATGGCTTTAGCTTTGATGGTTGCTGCATGCGGGAACAAATCAGAAGATAAAGATAGCAATAGCAAGACTAAATCAAGCAAAGAAACAGTGAGCTATAAATTAGATGACGGGAAAAAAATAGATATACCGAAGAAACCTAAACGTATTGTTGTTTTAGCACCATCATATGTTGGTGGATTATTACATTTAGGCGTTAAACCAATAGGGGTTCCAGCTTCAACAGAGCAAACACCGATTCTTAAAGATAAAATTAAAGACATTAAGAAAGTCAGTGAAGATAATGTTGAGCAAGTTGCAGAATTAAAACCAGATTTAATCATTACATATAATGCAGATAAAAACTTAAAAAAATATGAAAAAATAGCACCAACCATTCCATATGATTACGTAAAACATAACTACTTAGATATGCAAGTAGAACTTGGTAAATTAGTAGGTAAAGAAGATCAAGCCAAAAAATGGGTAGAAAAATGGAAAAAAGAAACAGCTAAAGACGGTAAAGAAATTAGAGAAAAAATCGGTGAAGATACAACAGTTTCAGTTATTGAAGCATTCGAAAAAGATATTTACAGCTATGGTGAAAACTGGGGTAGAGGAACAGAAATTTTATACCAAGCATTTGATTTGAAAATGCCTGAAAGTGTAGAAAAAGACGTTAAGAAAGATGGTTGGAAAAAAATATCTCAAGAAGAAATTGAAAAATACTCAGGAGACTATTTATTCTTACCATTAACTAAAGGAAAAGCTAAACCAGAATTCACTAAGACAGAATCTTGGAAATCTATACCTGCAGTTAAGAATGACAAAGTAATAGAATTAGATGCACAAACATTCTGGTACAATGATCCGTACTCATTAGAAATGCAACGTAAATACTTAAAAGAACAATTACTTAAAAACGCTGATAAATAA
- a CDS encoding sodium:solute symporter — protein sequence MNEVGFGTGNWIALCIYLLITLFIGVYFSKRAGQDTEAFFKAKGRVPAWAVGFSIYATTLSAITYMGTPERAFNTDWSYAAGNIAIIAIIPLLIYFYIPFFRKLDVTTAYEYLEERFGIVMRVIGSLAFTLFHIGRVAIVIYLPTLAITSVSDINPYLIAALVGLLCMIYTFMGGIEGVIWSDVIQGIILIGGAVAVIFLGAFQIDGNFATIAQEAMQDKKLISVENWKFGTAAAAIPIIFIGSIFNNLHQYTASQDIVQRYQTTGSISSTNKSLWTNGFLALITIPIFYGMGTVLYSFYNNVSSLPEGFNTSAIVPYFILTQIPPFVGGLLIAAIFAAAQSTISSSLNSISACVVVDLKQRFSKNNNSKNDVLLARIIIIIAGIFGTLASLYLINQETNETWDLFLLVTGLFGVPIAGVFAVGIFTKRANTYGVIIGLIVAAIVSYFIGKTEITPFTVSVIGFFIAFIVGYLASLPFSKHNKNIVGLTIYTINDQYVKETK from the coding sequence ATGAATGAAGTAGGTTTTGGTACAGGAAACTGGATAGCGTTATGCATCTATTTATTAATAACGTTATTCATCGGTGTATATTTCTCGAAAAGAGCCGGGCAAGATACAGAAGCATTTTTCAAGGCAAAAGGGAGAGTCCCAGCTTGGGCAGTAGGTTTCTCTATATATGCGACAACTTTAAGTGCTATTACATATATGGGAACACCTGAAAGAGCATTTAATACGGATTGGTCATATGCGGCAGGTAATATAGCAATCATAGCTATTATACCTTTACTTATATACTTCTATATTCCGTTCTTTAGAAAGTTGGATGTTACAACTGCTTACGAATATTTAGAAGAAAGATTTGGCATCGTTATGCGTGTCATCGGTTCACTCGCATTTACTTTATTCCACATTGGTCGTGTTGCAATCGTTATTTATTTACCAACACTCGCCATTACATCAGTTTCAGATATTAATCCATATTTAATCGCTGCATTAGTAGGATTACTTTGTATGATTTATACATTTATGGGTGGTATCGAAGGGGTTATCTGGAGTGATGTTATTCAAGGGATTATTTTAATCGGTGGTGCCGTTGCCGTGATTTTCTTAGGCGCATTTCAAATCGACGGAAATTTTGCAACGATCGCACAAGAAGCTATGCAAGATAAGAAATTGATATCAGTAGAGAATTGGAAATTTGGAACAGCTGCAGCTGCCATTCCAATTATATTCATAGGCTCTATCTTTAATAACTTACATCAATATACAGCCAGTCAAGATATCGTTCAACGTTATCAAACAACTGGTTCTATATCATCAACAAATAAATCATTATGGACTAACGGATTTCTAGCTCTTATTACAATTCCAATTTTCTATGGAATGGGAACAGTACTGTATTCTTTTTATAATAATGTTTCTTCATTACCAGAAGGATTTAACACTTCAGCAATCGTACCGTATTTCATTTTGACACAAATACCACCATTTGTTGGAGGATTATTAATAGCAGCAATATTCGCGGCAGCACAATCTACAATTTCATCAAGCTTGAACTCAATTTCAGCTTGTGTTGTAGTAGACTTGAAACAAAGATTTTCTAAAAATAACAACTCTAAAAATGATGTGCTATTAGCTAGAATCATCATCATTATCGCAGGCATTTTTGGTACGTTAGCATCATTATACTTAATCAATCAAGAAACAAACGAGACATGGGATTTATTCTTACTTGTAACCGGATTATTCGGAGTACCAATTGCCGGAGTATTTGCAGTAGGTATCTTTACTAAGAGAGCAAATACGTATGGTGTTATAATCGGATTAATCGTAGCAGCAATCGTATCTTACTTTATTGGAAAAACTGAAATCACACCATTTACAGTATCCGTGATCGGTTTCTTCATAGCTTTTATCGTAGGATATTTAGCAAGCTTACCATTCTCAAAACACAATAAAAATATCGTAGGTTTAACTATTTATACAATTAATGATCAATACGTAAAAGAAACTAAATAG
- a CDS encoding GNAT family N-acetyltransferase yields the protein MVSFIDIVTDGDILNETDRYIQYHTLNKRIQYDSNKIVYKVIPDLNTFKKDEQMLKTLHEQHKQPFLKFVFPENHSIDSELEGYLKENGYEYSWIELYINVDKDFVSKDNDDIDVVTTNEDNLVDFLNVSYEYDKKYGTDYAELKIEVSKKQLYEDNPVQVLSYYQGKPVGTLLIWNHEKYVELDSFTVREPYRKLGIGTKMQAFVADFAQDKPIILVADGEDTAKDMYKKQGYVYSGYQYEALKENE from the coding sequence ATGGTTTCATTTATAGACATAGTAACAGATGGAGACATATTGAATGAGACAGATCGATATATCCAATATCATACTTTGAATAAACGTATTCAGTATGACTCTAATAAAATAGTGTACAAAGTTATACCTGATTTAAATACTTTTAAAAAAGACGAACAGATGTTGAAAACGTTACATGAGCAACATAAACAACCTTTTCTAAAATTTGTGTTTCCTGAAAATCATTCAATAGATTCTGAATTAGAAGGATACTTAAAAGAAAATGGTTATGAATATAGTTGGATTGAATTATACATTAATGTAGATAAAGATTTTGTGAGTAAAGATAATGACGATATAGATGTTGTAACAACTAATGAAGATAATCTTGTAGATTTTTTAAATGTATCTTATGAATATGATAAGAAGTACGGTACAGATTATGCAGAACTTAAAATTGAAGTGAGTAAAAAACAATTATATGAAGATAATCCTGTACAAGTATTATCATATTATCAAGGCAAGCCAGTTGGTACATTACTCATTTGGAACCATGAGAAATATGTAGAATTAGATAGTTTTACAGTAAGAGAACCTTATAGAAAGCTCGGTATCGGTACTAAGATGCAAGCTTTCGTTGCGGACTTTGCTCAAGACAAGCCGATTATATTAGTAGCAGATGGAGAAGATACCGCAAAAGATATGTACAAGAAACAAGGTTATGTATATAGTGGCTATCAATACGAAGCTTTAAAAGAAAATGAATAA
- the fdhD gene encoding formate dehydrogenase accessory sulfurtransferase FdhD: protein MKHNMAYNQPILKYQNNKFIETTDCYVTEFPLTIMINGEEFATIICSPNNLRELVIGFIASEGVIMKKDEIKRITIDDSKGFAHIELTKIIDPNYKKYTQRMISSCCGKSREFYFNNDAATAKISHSKLKINPQQIISMMDKLHTESKTFKETGGLHNAAISDGDNFYEHRSDIGRHNALDKLYGHCIEYNIPIRNKVLIFSGRISSEILIKAAKIGVGIILSKSAPTNLAIDLADDLNITSVGFIRDGSFNVYSHSERIIRSL from the coding sequence ATGAAGCATAATATGGCTTACAATCAACCTATTTTAAAATATCAAAACAATAAGTTTATAGAAACAACCGATTGCTACGTTACAGAATTTCCTCTCACAATCATGATAAACGGTGAAGAGTTTGCGACAATCATATGTTCTCCAAATAATTTAAGAGAACTCGTTATAGGTTTTATAGCATCAGAAGGCGTCATCATGAAAAAAGATGAAATCAAAAGAATCACAATAGACGATTCAAAAGGATTTGCACATATAGAATTAACTAAAATAATAGATCCTAATTATAAAAAGTACACACAAAGAATGATTTCATCATGTTGCGGAAAAAGTAGAGAATTCTATTTTAATAACGATGCTGCTACAGCCAAAATATCTCATTCAAAGTTAAAAATAAATCCACAACAAATTATCTCAATGATGGATAAACTGCATACAGAAAGCAAAACATTCAAAGAAACCGGTGGATTACACAATGCGGCAATCAGTGATGGTGATAACTTTTATGAACATCGCTCAGATATCGGCAGACACAACGCTCTCGATAAATTGTATGGACACTGTATAGAATACAATATTCCGATTCGAAATAAAGTGCTCATTTTTAGTGGTCGTATTTCCTCGGAAATATTGATTAAAGCTGCGAAAATTGGCGTAGGCATTATTCTGTCTAAATCCGCACCTACTAACTTAGCAATTGACTTAGCAGACGATTTAAATATCACATCTGTCGGTTTTATTAGAGACGGTAGCTTCAACGTTTATAGTCATTCAGAAAGAATCATTAGAAGTCTTTAA
- a CDS encoding FadR/GntR family transcriptional regulator — protein sequence MMKRTSLVDVAVENLKEYIAEHQFENGDKLPSEKMLIDQLGVSRTVVREAISRLQQSGLIQVKSGSGMFITEKNKHLSMLFESHMKVHGFKIKELLEVRKILELGAIRLLIENAIPIDANKLKEINEVYYKSIEHSQKLAQYDSAFHETIILFTENQTLITMSKVIKEYFVKNQFNQVVDKEDIKKSYKEHRDIIQAIESRDLSLAHTIINKHLSRVIEWIEELEQK from the coding sequence ATGATGAAACGAACATCGTTAGTTGATGTAGCAGTAGAAAATTTAAAAGAATATATAGCTGAACATCAATTTGAAAATGGGGATAAACTGCCTTCAGAGAAAATGCTTATAGACCAATTAGGTGTTAGTAGAACTGTAGTAAGAGAAGCTATTAGTCGTTTGCAACAAAGTGGACTTATTCAAGTTAAGTCAGGAAGCGGTATGTTTATTACAGAGAAAAATAAACATTTATCTATGTTATTTGAGTCACATATGAAAGTACACGGCTTCAAAATAAAAGAGTTGTTAGAAGTTCGTAAAATATTAGAGCTAGGTGCGATACGTCTACTCATCGAAAATGCAATTCCGATAGATGCCAATAAGTTAAAAGAAATAAATGAAGTTTATTATAAATCTATAGAGCATTCTCAAAAATTAGCTCAATATGATTCAGCTTTTCATGAAACGATTATATTATTCACGGAAAATCAAACGTTAATTACAATGAGTAAAGTTATCAAAGAGTACTTTGTAAAAAATCAATTCAATCAAGTGGTTGATAAGGAAGATATCAAAAAATCTTATAAAGAACATAGGGATATTATACAAGCAATAGAATCGAGAGATTTGTCTTTAGCACATACAATTATTAATAAACATCTGTCTCGAGTTATTGAATGGATAGAAGAATTGGAGCAAAAATGA
- a CDS encoding DMT family transporter, protein MQNNQLKGTLLVMLGATFWGLGGTVTEKLFTEYSLPVSLFVAVRLILSGFFLLLIAKFIQKQSLLHIFKVKHALLQLIIYALFGMLGVQYTFMATIDKGNVAIATLLQFLAPVVILIYLLLARKSKFRWTDIMIILCSLFGTSLLLTNGDYSTLSVPPNAIFWGLLTACAAAFYTVYAVKLFLNWPSLVVIGWSMFIGGIALSIINLDFSFPWYLLDLKGAIYFSFVITFGTMFAFWMYLESVKYISPQTTALFGVLEPVTAVISSVLWLKVPFGIWQLIGMIVILIVVLYMSIGMKPRRKKRLKATQNTGL, encoded by the coding sequence TTGCAAAATAATCAGTTGAAAGGTACCTTGCTCGTTATGCTTGGTGCTACATTTTGGGGATTAGGTGGCACTGTTACAGAGAAGCTCTTTACCGAATATAGTTTGCCTGTTTCTTTATTTGTAGCTGTACGATTAATTTTAAGTGGATTTTTCTTATTATTAATTGCTAAGTTCATCCAGAAACAATCTTTATTACATATTTTCAAAGTTAAACATGCCTTATTACAACTTATCATTTATGCCTTATTTGGTATGTTAGGTGTGCAATATACTTTTATGGCTACGATTGATAAAGGAAATGTTGCGATTGCCACGCTCCTACAATTTTTGGCACCTGTCGTGATATTGATTTATTTACTTTTGGCTAGAAAAAGTAAATTTAGATGGACAGATATTATGATTATTTTATGTTCATTATTTGGTACAAGCTTACTTTTAACAAATGGTGACTATTCAACTTTATCAGTTCCTCCAAACGCGATTTTTTGGGGATTATTAACAGCTTGTGCAGCTGCTTTTTACACAGTTTACGCAGTGAAATTATTTTTGAATTGGCCGTCGCTCGTTGTAATAGGATGGTCCATGTTTATAGGTGGCATCGCATTGTCTATAATCAATTTAGATTTCTCATTCCCATGGTATTTGCTTGATTTAAAAGGGGCTATTTACTTTAGTTTTGTCATTACCTTTGGAACGATGTTCGCATTTTGGATGTATTTAGAAAGTGTGAAATATATAAGCCCTCAAACAACTGCATTATTTGGTGTGCTTGAACCTGTCACGGCTGTTATTTCTTCTGTTCTATGGTTGAAAGTTCCTTTTGGTATTTGGCAACTCATCGGCATGATCGTGATACTCATTGTCGTACTTTACATGTCGATTGGTATGAAACCTAGACGTAAAAAACGATTAAAGGCTACGCAAAACACCGGATTATAA
- a CDS encoding ROK family protein translates to MKIAIDIGGTFIKSGVIDKSQSLHGYQKVKTPHNKNGGILQEVIRIIQDYKETFHLNNPDVGISTAGVVDSEKGEITYAGPTIPYYNGTNFKESLADIAGNVVINNDVSSALLGELLEYRTDVKSIFLMTIGTGIGGAYYEDKLLEGKQYRACEIGYLLYDEQTDKTYEDRGSTTALKALIQEHYKEVVTVENLFDRAYEQDDKALKILNEWAKYVAEGIAQVQIMFDPEVILIGGGISKQEGKLISLIEPFIDNFLPEAYGHAKIETTSKGNDSALYGAVSTFFD, encoded by the coding sequence ATGAAAATTGCAATTGATATTGGAGGCACTTTTATAAAGTCTGGTGTTATAGATAAATCTCAAAGCTTACATGGTTATCAGAAAGTAAAGACACCTCACAATAAAAATGGTGGTATTCTTCAAGAGGTTATACGCATCATTCAAGATTATAAAGAAACCTTTCACTTAAATAACCCAGATGTTGGTATTTCTACAGCAGGTGTGGTTGATTCTGAAAAAGGTGAAATTACATATGCAGGACCTACAATTCCATATTATAATGGCACAAATTTCAAAGAATCTTTAGCAGATATAGCAGGAAATGTTGTGATAAATAATGATGTTTCTAGTGCATTGCTAGGTGAATTGTTAGAATATCGTACAGATGTAAAATCTATATTTTTAATGACAATAGGTACTGGTATCGGGGGCGCTTATTACGAAGATAAATTACTAGAAGGCAAACAATATAGAGCATGTGAAATTGGATACTTATTATATGATGAACAAACTGATAAGACATATGAAGATAGAGGGTCAACTACCGCTTTGAAAGCATTAATTCAAGAACATTATAAAGAAGTTGTCACGGTTGAAAATTTATTTGATAGAGCATATGAACAAGATGACAAAGCGCTGAAAATATTAAACGAATGGGCTAAATATGTTGCTGAAGGTATTGCTCAAGTTCAAATAATGTTTGATCCAGAAGTCATATTAATTGGTGGCGGTATTTCTAAACAGGAAGGGAAATTAATAAGTTTAATTGAACCATTTATCGATAATTTCCTTCCAGAAGCATATGGGCATGCAAAAATAGAAACAACTTCTAAAGGTAATGATTCGGCACTCTATGGAGCAGTCTCAACATTTTTCGATTAA
- a CDS encoding FadR/GntR family transcriptional regulator, giving the protein MGKLNKIEVQSLKTQVLQEIKQYILDQGLTEGDRLPTERAFTEMYGVSRSVVREALSYLEHTGVIETVQGRGTLIKAPDVSSLVEGFLFSFRVANGSKKDLLSLRIIFECAAIEEIVKLNKDISQMKAIVNEDVTNHYENDKAFHQSILHSTGNVLFEQLSSVIHSYFYHIEEEGQDIDYIQTNETHKQIVDAISNKDVKLAKELMTQHLSK; this is encoded by the coding sequence ATGGGAAAATTAAATAAAATTGAAGTTCAAAGTTTAAAGACTCAAGTTTTACAAGAAATCAAACAATATATTTTAGATCAAGGTTTAACTGAAGGGGATAGATTACCGACAGAAAGGGCATTTACGGAAATGTATGGCGTCAGTCGATCGGTTGTAAGGGAAGCGTTGAGTTATCTTGAACATACTGGTGTTATCGAGACGGTACAAGGTAGAGGCACGTTAATTAAAGCACCTGATGTTTCCAGTTTAGTAGAAGGTTTCTTATTTAGTTTCCGAGTTGCGAATGGATCGAAAAAAGATTTGCTCTCGCTAAGAATTATTTTTGAATGTGCTGCTATCGAAGAAATCGTAAAATTAAATAAAGACATCAGTCAGATGAAAGCTATCGTTAACGAAGATGTTACAAATCATTATGAGAACGATAAAGCATTCCACCAATCTATTTTGCATTCGACTGGCAATGTATTGTTTGAACAATTGAGTTCAGTTATTCATTCATATTTTTATCATATTGAAGAAGAAGGGCAGGATATAGATTATATTCAAACAAACGAAACACATAAACAAATTGTAGATGCCATATCGAATAAAGATGTTAAATTAGCGAAAGAACTCATGACACAGCACTTGTCTAAATAG
- a CDS encoding acyl-CoA dehydrogenase family protein produces the protein MSRDLFIKNEFQKKWVDKIENHKEALQKHAEENDLNSEFPYENINWLIEEGYTKIVLPKAYGGEGATPEDVILFQETLGKMDGATALAIGWHMGVVGQIYQEKLWTKALLDEFAQEVMNGAIVNRAVSEADTGSPTRGARPSTHADREGEHYIINGVKTFTTMSQRLTHFLVGAYVPEKEALGFFLIPRDAEGLSIAENWNMVGMRATESHDLVLNDVKVHEKYLVEVANGPRGNNINPWNLHIPAVYLGIGQAARDYAIDFANEYSPGSVEGVIADIPAVQQNIGNMELELTTARHYIYSVIDKYLNPSITDAQIDVELGAAKHVVVNHSIKIIDIAMRIVGAKSLQMERPLQRYYRDIRAGLHNPPMDDVTITKLAKKAREERSNAQ, from the coding sequence ATGAGTAGAGATTTATTTATTAAAAATGAATTCCAGAAAAAATGGGTCGACAAAATAGAGAATCATAAAGAAGCATTACAGAAACATGCAGAGGAAAATGATTTGAATTCAGAATTTCCATATGAAAATATTAATTGGCTAATAGAAGAAGGATACACAAAAATTGTACTTCCAAAAGCATATGGTGGAGAAGGCGCAACACCAGAAGATGTCATTTTATTTCAAGAAACATTAGGTAAAATGGATGGTGCTACAGCTTTAGCAATAGGTTGGCACATGGGTGTAGTCGGACAAATTTATCAAGAAAAATTATGGACTAAAGCATTATTAGATGAATTTGCTCAAGAAGTTATGAATGGAGCAATTGTTAATAGAGCTGTAAGTGAAGCGGACACTGGTAGTCCGACGAGAGGTGCAAGACCAAGTACACACGCTGATCGAGAAGGAGAACACTATATAATCAATGGTGTGAAAACATTTACGACAATGAGTCAAAGATTAACGCACTTTTTAGTAGGAGCATATGTTCCTGAAAAAGAAGCGTTAGGATTCTTTTTAATTCCTAGAGATGCAGAAGGCTTATCAATTGCTGAAAATTGGAATATGGTTGGCATGCGCGCTACTGAAAGTCATGATTTAGTATTAAATGATGTTAAAGTTCATGAAAAATATTTAGTAGAAGTTGCTAATGGACCAAGAGGAAACAATATAAATCCTTGGAATCTTCACATACCTGCAGTTTATTTAGGGATAGGTCAAGCAGCACGTGACTATGCAATAGATTTTGCGAATGAATATAGCCCAGGAAGTGTTGAAGGTGTTATAGCTGATATTCCAGCAGTACAACAAAATATAGGTAATATGGAATTAGAGTTAACGACAGCAAGACATTATATTTATAGCGTGATTGATAAGTATTTAAATCCTTCAATAACGGATGCACAAATAGATGTTGAACTTGGAGCAGCTAAACATGTTGTCGTGAATCATTCGATTAAAATAATCGATATTGCAATGAGAATCGTAGGCGCGAAAAGTTTGCAAATGGAAAGACCTTTACAAAGGTATTATAGAGATATTCGTGCTGGCTTACATAACCCACCTATGGATGATGTAACTATTACGAAATTAGCTAAGAAAGCTAGAGAAGAAAGAAGCAATGCTCAATAA